In Mycobacterium tuberculosis H37Rv, a single window of DNA contains:
- the proA gene encoding gamma-glutamyl phosphate reductase (GPR (glutamate-5-semialdehyde dehydrogenase) (glutamyl-gamma-semialdehyde dehydrogenase)), producing the protein MTVPAPSQLDLRQEVHDAARRARVAARRLASLPTTVKDRALHAAADELLAHRDQILAANAEDLNAAREADTPAAMLDRLSLNPQRVDGIAAGLRQVAGLRDPVGEVLRGYTLPNGLQLRQQRVPLGVVGMIYEGRPNVTVDAFGLTLKSGNAALLRGSSSAAKSNEALVAVLRTALVGLELPADAVQLLSAADRATVTHLIQARGLVDVVIPRGGAGLIEAVVRDAQVPTIETGVGNCHVYVHQAADLDVAERILLNSKTRRPSVCNAAETLLVDAAIAETALPRLLAALQHAGVTVHLDPDEADLRREYLSLDIAVAVVDGVDAAIAHINEYGTGHTEAIVTTNLDAAQRFTEQIDAAAVMVNASTAFTDGEQFGFGAEIGISTQKLHARGPMGLPELTSTKWIAWGAGHTRPA; encoded by the coding sequence ATGACCGTGCCAGCACCGTCGCAGCTCGACTTGCGTCAAGAGGTGCACGACGCCGCACGCCGCGCCCGGGTGGCCGCCCGCCGGCTGGCATCGCTGCCGACGACTGTCAAAGACCGCGCGCTGCACGCGGCTGCCGACGAGCTACTGGCTCACCGCGACCAGATCCTGGCGGCCAACGCCGAAGACCTGAACGCGGCGCGCGAGGCGGACACCCCGGCCGCCATGCTGGACCGGTTGTCCTTGAACCCGCAACGAGTCGACGGTATCGCCGCCGGGTTGCGGCAAGTCGCGGGACTGCGCGATCCGGTCGGTGAAGTGCTGCGTGGCTATACCCTGCCCAACGGGCTGCAGCTGCGCCAGCAGCGCGTCCCCCTGGGCGTGGTCGGCATGATCTACGAGGGCCGCCCCAATGTCACCGTGGATGCCTTCGGGCTGACACTCAAGTCGGGTAACGCTGCATTGCTGCGCGGCAGCTCGTCGGCCGCAAAGTCCAACGAGGCCCTGGTGGCGGTGTTACGCACCGCGCTGGTCGGCCTGGAGCTGCCGGCCGACGCGGTCCAGCTGCTGTCGGCTGCCGACCGCGCCACCGTCACTCACCTGATTCAGGCCCGCGGCCTGGTCGATGTGGTGATTCCACGCGGGGGAGCGGGCCTGATCGAGGCGGTCGTACGCGATGCCCAGGTGCCCACCATCGAGACCGGCGTCGGGAACTGCCATGTCTACGTGCACCAAGCGGCCGACCTGGACGTGGCCGAGCGTATCTTGCTGAACTCCAAGACGCGGCGGCCCAGCGTCTGCAACGCCGCCGAGACGCTGCTGGTCGACGCAGCGATCGCCGAAACGGCGTTGCCTCGATTGCTGGCCGCCCTGCAGCACGCCGGTGTCACCGTACATCTCGACCCGGACGAGGCCGACCTGCGCCGCGAATACCTGTCGCTGGACATCGCGGTGGCGGTGGTCGACGGTGTCGACGCTGCCATCGCCCATATCAACGAATACGGCACCGGGCACACAGAAGCGATTGTGACCACCAATCTTGATGCGGCCCAACGCTTTACCGAACAGATCGATGCGGCCGCGGTGATGGTGAACGCATCAACGGCGTTCACCGACGGCGAGCAATTCGGCTTCGGCGCCGAGATCGGCATCTCCACCCAGAAACTGCATGCCCGCGGACCGATGGGACTACCGGAATTGACGTCGACCAAGTGGATCGCATGGGGAGCCGGCCACACCCGTCCGGCCTGA
- the ahpC gene encoding alkyl hydroperoxide reductase subunit AhpC (alkyl hydroperoxidase C): MPLLTIGDQFPAYQLTALIGGDLSKVDAKQPGDYFTTITSDEHPGKWRVVFFWPKDFTFVCPTEIAAFSKLNDEFEDRDAQILGVSIDSEFAHFQWRAQHNDLKTLPFPMLSDIKRELSQAAGVLNADGVADRVTFIVDPNNEIQFVSATAGSVGRNVDEVLRVLDALQSDELCACNWRKGDPTLDAGELLKASA; encoded by the coding sequence ATGCCACTGCTAACCATTGGCGATCAATTCCCCGCCTACCAGCTCACCGCTCTCATCGGCGGTGACCTGTCCAAGGTCGACGCCAAGCAGCCCGGCGACTACTTCACCACTATCACCAGTGACGAACACCCAGGCAAGTGGCGGGTGGTGTTCTTTTGGCCGAAAGACTTCACGTTCGTGTGCCCTACCGAGATCGCGGCGTTCAGCAAGCTCAATGACGAGTTCGAGGACCGCGACGCCCAGATCCTGGGGGTTTCGATTGACAGCGAATTCGCGCATTTCCAGTGGCGTGCACAGCACAACGACCTCAAAACGTTACCCTTCCCGATGCTCTCCGACATCAAGCGCGAACTCAGCCAAGCCGCAGGTGTCCTCAACGCCGACGGTGTGGCCGACCGCGTGACCTTTATCGTCGACCCCAACAACGAGATCCAGTTCGTCTCGGCCACCGCCGGTTCGGTGGGACGCAACGTCGATGAGGTACTGCGAGTGCTCGACGCCCTCCAGTCCGACGAGCTGTGCGCATGCAACTGGCGCAAGGGCGACCCGACGCTAGACGCTGGCGAACTCCTCAAGGCTTCGGCCTAA
- the ahpD gene encoding alkyl hydroperoxide reductase AphD (alkyl hydroperoxidase D), which translates to MSIEKLKAALPEYAKDIKLNLSSITRSSVLDQEQLWGTLLASAAATRNPQVLADIGAEATDHLSAAARHAALGAAAIMGMNNVFYRGRGFLEGRYDDLRPGLRMNIIANPGIPKANFELWSFAVSAINGCSHCLVAHEHTLRTVGVDREAIFEALKAAAIVSGVAQALATIEALSPS; encoded by the coding sequence ATGAGTATAGAAAAGCTCAAGGCCGCGCTCCCCGAGTACGCCAAAGACATCAAGCTGAACCTGAGCTCAATCACCCGCAGCAGCGTGCTCGACCAGGAACAACTATGGGGAACCCTGCTGGCCAGCGCCGCAGCGACACGAAATCCGCAGGTATTAGCTGACATTGGCGCTGAAGCGACCGACCATCTGTCGGCTGCAGCCCGCCACGCAGCCCTCGGAGCCGCGGCCATCATGGGCATGAATAACGTGTTCTACCGTGGCCGCGGCTTCCTTGAAGGCCGGTACGACGACCTGCGCCCCGGACTGCGGATGAACATCATCGCCAATCCGGGCATACCGAAAGCCAACTTCGAGCTCTGGTCCTTCGCAGTGTCCGCGATCAACGGGTGCTCGCATTGCCTCGTCGCCCACGAGCACACGCTGCGTACGGTAGGTGTGGACCGAGAGGCGATCTTTGAAGCGCTGAAAGCCGCAGCAATCGTTTCAGGCGTTGCACAAGCGCTGGCCACAATCGAGGCACTAAGCCCAAGCTAA
- the PPE41 gene encoding PPE family protein PPE41 (Member of the Mycobacterium tuberculosis PPE protein family), which yields MHFEAYPPEVNSANIYAGPGPDSMLAAARAWRSLDVEMTAVQRSFNRTLLSLMDAWAGPVVMQLMEAAKPFVRWLTDLCVQLSEVERQIHEIVRAYEWAHHDMVPLAQIYNNRAERQILIDNNALGQFTAQIADLDQEYDDFWDEDGEVMRDYRLRVSDALSKLTPWKAPPPIAHSTVLVAPVSPSTASSRTDT from the coding sequence ATGCATTTCGAAGCGTACCCACCGGAGGTCAACTCCGCCAACATATATGCCGGCCCCGGTCCTGACTCGATGTTGGCTGCCGCCAGGGCGTGGAGGTCGTTGGATGTGGAAATGACGGCCGTGCAGAGGTCGTTCAACCGAACGCTGCTGTCTCTGATGGACGCCTGGGCGGGTCCAGTGGTGATGCAGTTGATGGAGGCAGCCAAGCCGTTTGTCAGGTGGCTGACCGACCTCTGTGTGCAGCTGTCTGAGGTCGAGAGGCAGATCCACGAGATCGTGCGGGCCTATGAATGGGCACATCACGATATGGTGCCCCTGGCGCAGATCTACAACAACCGTGCTGAGAGGCAGATTCTGATCGACAACAACGCGCTTGGGCAATTCACTGCGCAGATCGCCGACCTCGACCAAGAATATGACGACTTCTGGGACGAGGACGGAGAGGTGATGAGGGACTACAGGCTTCGGGTGTCGGATGCGTTGTCGAAGTTGACTCCGTGGAAGGCGCCGCCGCCGATCGCCCACAGTACCGTGTTGGTCGCACCGGTGTCACCCAGCACGGCGTCATCGCGTACAGACACTTAG
- the PE25 gene encoding PE family protein PE25 (Member of the Mycobacterium tuberculosis PE family, PGRS subfamily of ala-, gly-rich proteins) has protein sequence MSFVITNPEALTVAATEVRRIRDRAIQSDAQVAPMTTAVRPPAADLVSEKAATFLVEYARKYRQTIAAAAVVLEEFAHALTTGADKYATAEADNIKTFS, from the coding sequence ATGTCTTTTGTGATCACAAATCCCGAGGCGTTGACCGTGGCGGCCACGGAGGTACGACGGATTCGCGATCGTGCGATCCAAAGCGATGCTCAGGTGGCCCCGATGACAACCGCTGTGCGGCCTCCGGCTGCGGATCTGGTGTCGGAGAAGGCGGCGACGTTCCTGGTCGAGTACGCAAGGAAGTATCGGCAGACCATCGCTGCGGCGGCGGTGGTTCTTGAGGAGTTTGCGCACGCCTTGACCACTGGCGCCGATAAGTATGCGACCGCCGAGGCCGACAACATCAAGACCTTTAGTTAA